The Elusimicrobiota bacterium genome has a segment encoding these proteins:
- the ruvB gene encoding Holliday junction branch migration DNA helicase RuvB: MTESVLSPAAKAEEESFDRALRPRTLEEFVGQDKLKENLKVFLEAAKKRGEPLDHCLFYSPPGLGKTTLANILAREMGVNLRTASGPILERVGDLAAMLTDLGDGDIFFIDEIHRLNPLVEESLYPVMEDYTFFISTGKGPAASTLKLAVPRFTLVGATTRAGLLTGPLRDRFGIIGNLGFYGQAELEAIVGRSAAILRIEADPQGASEIARRSRGTPRIANRLLRRVRDFAQVKGEGVITAELSRYALDCLEVDAEGLDAMDRRLLSAIIEKFAGGPVGVENLAIAVSEELDTLSDVIEPYLIQAGFIARTPRGRVVTGKAYSHLGLKPPKEPELL; the protein is encoded by the coding sequence ATGACCGAATCGGTGCTGAGCCCCGCCGCCAAAGCCGAGGAGGAGTCCTTCGACCGGGCCTTGAGGCCCCGGACCTTGGAGGAGTTCGTCGGCCAGGACAAGCTCAAGGAGAATCTCAAGGTATTCCTCGAGGCCGCCAAGAAGCGCGGCGAGCCGCTGGACCACTGCCTTTTCTACTCTCCCCCCGGCTTGGGCAAGACCACCTTGGCCAACATTCTCGCCCGAGAGATGGGAGTGAACCTGCGCACCGCCTCCGGCCCGATTCTGGAGCGGGTGGGCGACTTGGCGGCGATGCTCACCGATCTTGGGGACGGCGACATTTTCTTCATCGACGAGATCCACCGCTTGAATCCCCTGGTCGAGGAGTCCCTGTACCCGGTGATGGAGGACTACACCTTCTTCATCTCTACGGGCAAGGGGCCGGCCGCCTCCACCTTGAAGCTGGCCGTGCCGCGCTTCACCTTGGTGGGGGCCACGACCCGGGCCGGGCTTCTGACCGGCCCCTTGCGCGACCGCTTCGGCATCATCGGCAACCTCGGCTTTTACGGCCAGGCAGAGCTCGAGGCGATAGTGGGAAGATCCGCGGCCATTCTCCGGATAGAGGCCGATCCCCAGGGAGCCTCGGAGATCGCGCGGCGCTCGCGCGGAACGCCGCGCATCGCCAACCGTCTGCTGCGCCGCGTGCGCGACTTCGCCCAGGTCAAGGGCGAGGGCGTCATCACGGCCGAGCTCTCACGCTACGCATTGGACTGCCTCGAGGTGGACGCCGAGGGCCTGGACGCCATGGACAGGAGGCTCCTCTCGGCCATCATAGAGAAGTTCGCGGGAGGTCCGGTCGGGGTCGAGAACCTGGCCATCGCGGTGAGCGAGGAGCTCGATACTCTCTCGGACGTGATCGAGCCTTACTTGATCCAGGCCGGGTTTATCGCGCGCACCCCCCGCGGACGGGTCGTGACCGGCAAGGCTTACTCCCATCTCGGCCTTAAGCCCCCGAAGGAACCAGAACTTCTTTGA
- a CDS encoding YebC/PmpR family DNA-binding transcriptional regulator, giving the protein MGGHSHWAGIKHKKAITDAKKGKVWTKIVREITIAARLSGGDADANPRLRRAVDDARAANMPAENVKRAIMRGTGEIPGISYEELTYEGYGPSGVAILVEVTTDNRNRTLGEIRTIFTKGGGNLGEAGCVGWMFKAIGLVSVPKAAVKDEDAFLGQALDLGAQDIATDLPEAYQIYCEPKDLEKVKQGLEALKIPAASAEAVMKPENTVSLDEAAAPKVLKLMEALEEHDDVKNVYANFDIPDSILAKLSS; this is encoded by the coding sequence ATGGGCGGTCATTCTCACTGGGCCGGAATCAAGCATAAGAAAGCCATCACCGACGCCAAGAAAGGCAAGGTTTGGACCAAGATCGTGAGGGAAATCACGATCGCGGCCAGGCTCTCGGGCGGTGACGCCGACGCCAACCCGCGCCTGCGTCGCGCCGTCGACGACGCCAGGGCCGCGAACATGCCCGCCGAGAACGTCAAGCGCGCCATCATGCGCGGCACCGGCGAAATTCCAGGGATATCCTACGAGGAGCTGACCTACGAGGGCTACGGCCCCTCGGGCGTGGCCATTCTGGTGGAGGTGACCACGGACAACCGCAACCGCACTCTGGGCGAAATTCGCACGATTTTCACCAAGGGCGGCGGCAATCTCGGCGAAGCCGGCTGCGTGGGCTGGATGTTCAAGGCCATCGGGCTCGTGTCTGTTCCCAAGGCCGCGGTCAAGGACGAGGATGCCTTCCTGGGCCAGGCCCTCGACCTAGGGGCTCAGGACATCGCCACGGATTTGCCCGAAGCCTACCAGATTTACTGCGAGCCCAAGGATTTGGAGAAGGTCAAGCAGGGCCTGGAGGCCCTCAAGATCCCGGCGGCCTCGGCCGAGGCTGTCATGAAGCCCGAAAATACAGTGTCACTGGACGAGGCCGCGGCCCCCAAGGTCCTCAAGCTGATGGAGGCCTTGGAGGAGCATGACGACGTCAAGAACGTCTACGCCAACTTCGACATTCCCGACTCGATTTTAGCTAAACTAAGCTCGTGA
- a CDS encoding PepSY domain-containing protein, with the protein MRLAWSAALAMSLIPTQAQAVKPSPDGRREARRFGLDQLERRVRRGPDKKTLKVFQEFRRREGTNWELRFDPRTGKPAALTGGKARVRSLGPAGLAAGRAPRPEQAAGLFLAETKDLLGIDPGSLLVEKKSSSDGHSHLLYRQTYRGLPVEFARVKVHLGPGGSVLGVNSRFEPDLSLDTEPSLNARQAAQAVERDLGLPPRSEGSLVIFPNERSGRSHLAWKFSVSGRGGLWRYYVDAHTGEILFRYNDLRFQAPPVCTTSGTVRGLVYDIDPVTTPTPVARPFLHQKVYVASGSSYALTGGDPIYGQGFFCSATAGKVFSQLQGPFVNVSNARGPSAHFDNGSGVWSTVATSASSPHPYSNSATHLSTIDISALAPTAVKFLPIFSSFNVGAISSGEFGEALDIADDDEVHILDSAGNPVAAYLGSLGSFKGAAVPGQTMTLRLKSNSSGQNTGYDVSLSSWLALTAPAVINPAGSSFTWSPAEHAYEAMRSELSLFYHLNLMHDYFMADVNKSSAAYLGAPVAAMALAGPNLVNAFYNPEHDDLYFGDVSAAQPSDAFTDDATVVHHEYTHYVVEKIWPIQNFGQAGAISEGVADYFSASSLNTSAIGTFVVTTLGGNGPLRELDCPTNTACRVLSNTNWSGEIHDDSLFLSQTLWDIRKDRVTALGAAVGRSCADGLAFQALLFFPESFQEFLDAMRRADSLGLVSACGGAGTAQTVINSKFASHGLTSVAGVSDSFDTASARNDGFETAVDVATRPIVSASIYPAGDLDFYTFGAGAGRITATMDLPADGSFYKGYALTLYDLNHRAVATAAPAFDGINTDSGFCTPADCTTTQSQVRLTYDNGSAGQFYLQVAGGETVGGGSNSGVNSTAPYTLRLSVPSAGALSASLVSASFDNDRLSFSVRVTTFPRTQDYNFAYAQLRDHAQNALPGTLSHVPAQAGDYLLFLSSNNALGNITGQLQLASGFAARFPAVGTIHLEVFAYNVAGSTVSLGLSQALNLTTNQSALTAWNNVFNPARGEKTTIKYEVQSPGKVTLRLYTLGGTLVSTLFDGEVPAGKGSVDWNGTNYSGTVVASGIYLLRMTGPGFSKTQKVAVVK; encoded by the coding sequence ATGCGACTCGCTTGGTCCGCCGCACTGGCCATGAGCCTGATTCCCACGCAGGCCCAGGCCGTCAAGCCCTCCCCAGATGGCAGACGCGAGGCCCGCCGATTCGGCCTGGACCAGTTGGAGAGGCGCGTCCGTCGCGGCCCGGACAAGAAAACCCTCAAGGTCTTCCAGGAGTTCCGACGCCGGGAAGGGACGAACTGGGAACTGCGCTTCGATCCCAGGACCGGAAAGCCCGCTGCTCTCACGGGCGGAAAAGCCAGGGTCCGCAGCCTCGGGCCGGCCGGCTTGGCGGCGGGCCGCGCCCCGCGTCCCGAGCAGGCAGCGGGGCTGTTCCTCGCCGAGACCAAGGACCTCCTGGGAATAGATCCGGGCTCCCTTCTGGTCGAGAAAAAGAGCTCCTCTGACGGGCATTCCCATCTTCTCTACCGCCAAACCTACCGAGGACTCCCGGTGGAATTCGCCCGAGTAAAGGTGCACTTGGGCCCCGGCGGCTCCGTGCTCGGCGTCAACTCGAGGTTCGAGCCGGACCTTTCTCTCGACACAGAGCCATCGCTCAACGCCCGCCAGGCCGCGCAGGCCGTGGAGCGCGACCTGGGCCTGCCGCCGCGCTCCGAAGGCTCGCTCGTCATCTTCCCCAATGAAAGGTCCGGGCGCAGCCATTTGGCGTGGAAGTTCAGCGTGAGCGGCCGCGGCGGGCTCTGGCGCTACTACGTGGACGCCCATACCGGGGAGATCCTATTCCGCTACAACGACCTCAGATTCCAGGCGCCCCCCGTCTGCACCACCTCCGGAACCGTGCGCGGACTCGTCTATGACATAGACCCGGTGACCACTCCCACCCCCGTCGCCCGCCCTTTCCTGCATCAAAAGGTCTATGTCGCCAGCGGCTCGAGCTACGCCCTGACCGGAGGCGACCCCATCTACGGCCAGGGATTTTTCTGCAGCGCCACCGCGGGCAAGGTCTTCTCCCAGCTCCAGGGCCCCTTCGTCAACGTCTCCAACGCCAGGGGCCCGAGCGCGCACTTCGACAACGGCAGCGGGGTCTGGAGTACCGTGGCGACGTCCGCCTCCTCGCCCCACCCGTACTCCAACAGCGCCACCCACCTTTCCACGATCGACATAAGCGCGCTGGCCCCGACGGCGGTCAAATTCCTTCCGATATTCTCGAGCTTTAACGTGGGGGCCATCAGCTCGGGGGAATTCGGCGAGGCCCTCGACATCGCCGACGACGACGAGGTCCACATCCTGGACTCCGCTGGCAACCCCGTGGCCGCCTATCTGGGCAGCCTGGGCTCGTTTAAGGGCGCGGCGGTCCCCGGCCAGACCATGACCCTGCGGCTCAAGAGCAACTCATCGGGGCAGAACACGGGCTACGACGTGAGCCTCTCGAGCTGGCTGGCCTTAACCGCCCCGGCCGTGATCAACCCCGCTGGCTCCTCCTTCACCTGGAGCCCCGCGGAGCACGCCTATGAGGCGATGAGGAGCGAGCTCAGCCTCTTCTACCACTTGAACCTCATGCACGACTACTTCATGGCCGATGTCAACAAATCAAGCGCGGCCTACCTCGGCGCCCCGGTCGCGGCCATGGCCTTGGCCGGGCCGAACCTCGTCAACGCCTTCTACAACCCGGAGCACGACGATCTCTATTTCGGCGACGTTTCAGCGGCCCAGCCATCCGACGCCTTCACCGACGACGCCACGGTCGTACACCATGAATACACCCATTACGTGGTCGAGAAGATATGGCCCATCCAGAACTTCGGCCAGGCCGGAGCCATCTCCGAGGGCGTGGCCGACTATTTCTCGGCAAGCTCCCTCAACACGAGCGCGATCGGAACCTTCGTGGTCACCACCTTGGGTGGAAACGGCCCCCTGCGCGAGCTCGACTGCCCGACCAACACCGCCTGCCGCGTGCTCAGCAACACGAACTGGAGCGGGGAAATCCACGACGACAGCCTTTTTCTCAGCCAAACCCTCTGGGACATCCGCAAGGATCGGGTGACGGCCCTGGGAGCCGCGGTCGGGCGCTCCTGCGCCGACGGCTTGGCCTTCCAGGCGCTTCTCTTCTTTCCGGAGAGCTTCCAGGAGTTCTTGGACGCCATGCGCCGTGCCGACAGCCTGGGTCTGGTCTCGGCCTGCGGTGGAGCGGGGACGGCCCAAACCGTCATCAACAGCAAATTCGCCTCCCACGGCCTCACTTCGGTCGCGGGCGTGAGCGACTCCTTCGACACCGCCAGCGCCCGAAACGACGGCTTCGAGACGGCCGTGGACGTGGCCACCCGACCCATCGTTAGCGCGAGCATCTATCCCGCGGGAGACCTTGACTTCTACACCTTCGGGGCCGGAGCCGGGCGCATCACCGCCACCATGGACCTGCCCGCCGACGGCTCCTTCTATAAGGGCTACGCCCTGACCCTGTACGACTTGAACCACCGTGCCGTGGCTACGGCCGCACCCGCCTTCGACGGCATCAACACGGATTCCGGCTTCTGCACCCCCGCCGACTGCACCACTACTCAGTCGCAGGTTCGCCTCACCTACGACAACGGCTCGGCCGGGCAATTCTACCTCCAGGTAGCCGGCGGTGAAACCGTGGGCGGAGGCTCCAACAGCGGAGTCAACTCCACCGCCCCCTACACTTTGCGCTTGAGCGTCCCCAGCGCCGGGGCGCTCTCGGCAAGCCTAGTAAGCGCCTCCTTCGACAACGACCGCTTGAGCTTCTCGGTGCGCGTCACGACCTTCCCGCGCACGCAGGATTATAATTTCGCCTACGCCCAACTGCGCGACCACGCCCAGAACGCCCTTCCCGGCACCCTCTCCCACGTCCCGGCCCAGGCCGGGGATTACCTGCTATTTCTCTCTTCCAACAACGCCTTGGGCAACATCACCGGACAGCTTCAGCTCGCCTCCGGCTTCGCCGCTCGATTTCCGGCCGTGGGCACGATCCATCTCGAGGTCTTCGCCTACAACGTGGCAGGCAGTACCGTCTCCCTGGGGCTTTCCCAGGCGCTCAACTTGACCACCAACCAAAGCGCGCTCACCGCCTGGAACAATGTCTTCAATCCGGCGCGGGGGGAAAAGACCACGATCAAATACGAGGTCCAAAGCCCCGGGAAAGTGACCCTCAGGCTCTACACCTTGGGGGGGACACTCGTCTCGACCCTATTCGACGGCGAGGTCCCGGCCGGGAAGGGTTCGGTGGACTGGAACGGCACCAATTACAGCGGAACGGTCGTGGCCAGCGGCATCTATCTACTGCGCATGACGGGCCCCGGATTTTCCAAGACTCAAAAGGTGGCGGTCGTCAAATAG
- the typA gene encoding translational GTPase TypA codes for MEDRRQDIRNVAIIAHVDHGKTTLVDALLKATGTFTVKADQAQEQVLDSNELERERGITILAKNTSVPYKGVTINIVDTPGHADFGSEVERILKMVDGALLLVDAAEGPMPQTRFVLRKTLALGLRPIVVINKMDKPQARSQEVLEKIFELFMDLGATDPQLDFPVIYAVGREGWASHIPQPGADLTPLLDTILEHVSAPLVHPDRPLQMLVTMLDYSNYLGRIGIGRLLSGTIAKADSAVLVKPSGEVFNGRVTMLQQYFGLSRKDVSSARSGDIVAVAGFEDINVGDTVTSPENPQALPPLEIDEPTLSMEFMVNNSPFAGLEGKFVTSRHIKERLLKEQQVNVGLRIEALEGEGHFKVSGRGELHLAILIETMRREGYELAVSRPEVIFKEDGGQWTEPFEHLVVDIPAEYQGAVIEALGKRNAQMLNMIPEGAERLRLEYLVASRGLMGFKSELLTLTRGMGLMHHSFHGYAPKGPDPIQRASGVLIAMEKGRTTGYALCNLQERSRFFVGPGVDVYEGMIVGINSRENDLVVNPCKAKALTNMRSKASDEAIDLTPPLVLTLEQAIEFIDTSELVEVTPKSIRLRKKILAYSSRKRAER; via the coding sequence ATGGAAGACAGACGCCAGGACATCCGCAACGTCGCCATCATCGCGCATGTGGACCATGGCAAAACCACCTTGGTGGACGCCCTGTTGAAGGCCACCGGAACCTTCACGGTGAAGGCCGACCAGGCCCAGGAGCAGGTGCTCGACTCAAACGAGCTCGAGCGCGAGCGCGGCATTACTATCCTGGCCAAGAACACATCGGTCCCATACAAGGGGGTGACCATCAATATCGTGGACACCCCTGGCCACGCGGATTTCGGCTCGGAGGTGGAGCGCATACTCAAGATGGTGGACGGGGCTCTTCTTCTGGTGGACGCGGCCGAGGGGCCCATGCCCCAGACGCGCTTTGTCCTGCGCAAGACCTTGGCTCTGGGCCTTCGCCCCATCGTGGTCATCAATAAGATGGACAAGCCCCAGGCCCGCTCCCAGGAGGTCTTGGAAAAGATTTTCGAGCTGTTCATGGACCTGGGCGCCACCGACCCCCAGCTTGATTTCCCCGTGATCTACGCGGTGGGCCGTGAGGGCTGGGCCAGCCACATTCCCCAGCCGGGCGCCGATCTGACCCCGCTCCTGGACACCATCCTCGAGCATGTCTCAGCGCCTTTGGTCCATCCCGACCGACCCTTGCAGATGCTGGTCACCATGCTCGACTACAGCAATTACCTGGGCCGAATCGGGATCGGCCGGCTCTTGAGCGGGACGATCGCCAAGGCTGATTCGGCGGTTCTGGTCAAGCCCTCTGGGGAGGTGTTTAATGGCCGCGTGACCATGCTTCAGCAGTATTTCGGGCTCTCCCGCAAGGACGTGAGTTCGGCTCGCAGCGGCGACATCGTGGCCGTGGCGGGCTTTGAGGACATCAACGTCGGAGACACCGTGACCTCGCCCGAGAATCCCCAGGCCCTGCCCCCCCTCGAGATCGATGAGCCCACCCTGTCCATGGAGTTCATGGTAAACAACAGCCCCTTCGCGGGCTTGGAGGGCAAGTTCGTCACCAGCCGCCATATTAAGGAAAGGCTTTTGAAGGAACAGCAGGTCAACGTCGGACTGCGCATAGAGGCTCTTGAGGGCGAAGGCCACTTCAAGGTCTCAGGTCGGGGAGAGCTCCATTTGGCCATTCTCATCGAGACCATGCGTCGAGAGGGCTATGAACTCGCTGTCTCGCGCCCAGAGGTCATATTCAAGGAGGACGGCGGGCAGTGGACCGAGCCTTTTGAGCATCTGGTGGTGGACATACCCGCCGAATACCAAGGGGCCGTAATCGAGGCCTTGGGCAAACGCAACGCCCAGATGCTCAATATGATCCCCGAAGGTGCGGAGCGCCTGCGCCTGGAGTACCTGGTGGCTTCTCGGGGGCTCATGGGATTCAAGTCCGAGCTTCTCACTCTTACCCGAGGCATGGGGCTTATGCACCACTCCTTCCACGGCTACGCGCCCAAGGGCCCTGACCCGATCCAGCGCGCCAGCGGGGTTCTCATCGCTATGGAGAAGGGCCGAACCACAGGCTACGCTCTCTGCAACCTTCAGGAGCGCAGCCGCTTCTTCGTGGGCCCCGGCGTGGACGTTTACGAGGGCATGATTGTCGGCATCAACAGCAGAGAGAACGACTTGGTGGTCAACCCCTGCAAGGCCAAGGCCTTGACCAACATGAGGAGCAAGGCCAGCGACGAGGCCATAGATCTGACTCCCCCCCTCGTCCTCACTTTGGAGCAGGCCATCGAGTTCATCGACACGAGCGAGCTCGTCGAGGTCACCCCCAAGAGCATCCGCTTGAGGAAGAAGATCCTCGCCTACAGCAGCCGCAAGCGCGCCGAGCGCTGA
- a CDS encoding PorV/PorQ family protein, whose amino-acid sequence MPLWISALILLTARPASAAENPGVTAAPVLSIPMGSRALGMGGAFTAVASDVSALHYNPAGLSRLNAHELAATFISGLAGNNIQHFAYGGPLPFSGISGSGYAGWGASLLFSQSGSIEINRTNSNGSFLSSETRSAGSDLVATLGYAERAGTTSLDSKDAHYGINHYLGASGKFIRSTLVEQYHASAMSADAGYLAHSPEAGASFGLSVLNLGGQLKYIELADPLPTTLRSGVALQQSYAGSHGVTWAADSEYLTHERQWRADAGVEYIWLKTYAARLGYQFLRDNGGLTMGLGLRWRGRIFVDYAWSMGGDLGGTHRFTFTYRFGAAAPVQRSKPRRQRVWQPARPRLQELDDKVPEPLDSPPAPRPAPREQSLGIPGWIY is encoded by the coding sequence ATGCCCCTCTGGATATCGGCCCTTATCCTTCTCACGGCCCGGCCGGCGAGTGCCGCGGAAAACCCCGGCGTCACCGCCGCCCCGGTCCTCTCCATTCCCATGGGCAGCCGCGCCCTGGGGATGGGCGGGGCCTTCACCGCTGTGGCCAGCGACGTTAGCGCCCTCCACTACAACCCCGCGGGCTTAAGCCGCCTGAACGCCCATGAGCTTGCCGCGACCTTCATCTCGGGCCTAGCCGGCAACAACATCCAGCATTTCGCCTACGGGGGGCCGCTGCCTTTCTCGGGAATATCGGGAAGCGGCTATGCCGGCTGGGGTGCGAGCCTCCTCTTCTCCCAAAGCGGCAGCATCGAGATCAACCGCACCAATTCGAACGGTTCGTTCTTGAGCTCGGAGACACGCAGCGCGGGCTCGGACCTGGTGGCCACGCTAGGCTACGCGGAAAGGGCGGGCACGACCTCGCTCGACTCCAAGGATGCGCACTATGGAATCAACCATTACCTGGGAGCCTCCGGCAAATTCATACGCTCGACCTTGGTCGAGCAGTACCATGCCAGCGCCATGAGCGCGGACGCCGGGTATTTGGCCCACTCCCCGGAGGCGGGGGCCTCGTTCGGTCTCTCTGTCCTCAACCTAGGGGGCCAGCTCAAGTACATTGAGCTCGCCGACCCCCTGCCCACGACCTTGCGCTCCGGCGTGGCCCTGCAGCAGAGCTACGCGGGCTCTCACGGCGTGACCTGGGCCGCCGACAGCGAGTACCTGACGCATGAGAGACAGTGGCGGGCCGACGCGGGCGTTGAGTATATCTGGCTAAAAACCTACGCCGCGAGGCTGGGGTATCAGTTCCTGCGCGACAACGGGGGGCTCACCATGGGGCTGGGCCTGCGTTGGCGGGGAAGGATTTTCGTGGATTACGCTTGGAGCATGGGCGGCGACCTCGGAGGCACGCACCGCTTCACCTTCACCTACCGCTTCGGCGCGGCGGCGCCAGTGCAGAGAAGCAAGCCGCGCCGCCAGCGCGTCTGGCAACCAGCCCGCCCCCGCCTCCAGGAGCTAGACGACAAGGTGCCTGAGCCGCTCGACTCCCCGCCCGCCCCCAGGCCAGCTCCGAGGGAGCAGTCGTTGGGAATCCCGGGGTGGATATACTAA
- the ruvC gene encoding crossover junction endodeoxyribonuclease RuvC, whose amino-acid sequence MNGSILGIDPGVSETGWALLNADCSGALKLGACGLITTPAHRELPERLRDIHRSLSLVFREHQPDSVAIEEMFFLKAAHTIRGTLQARGVILLAAAEARRPISEYNPRTVKLTLTGSGSAGKPQMQRALQKSLGLADILRPDDVADAAAIAVCHWRSSRMRRLKVLDSFGGGR is encoded by the coding sequence GTGAACGGTTCGATTCTGGGAATCGATCCCGGAGTGTCCGAAACGGGCTGGGCTTTGCTCAATGCGGATTGTTCCGGCGCCCTGAAGCTCGGGGCCTGCGGCCTCATCACGACACCCGCCCACCGGGAGCTTCCAGAGCGCTTGAGAGATATCCACCGCTCCTTGAGCTTGGTTTTTCGCGAGCATCAGCCCGACTCCGTGGCCATCGAGGAAATGTTCTTCTTGAAGGCGGCTCACACCATCCGCGGCACCTTGCAGGCCCGCGGGGTCATTCTATTGGCCGCAGCCGAGGCCAGACGGCCCATCTCCGAGTACAACCCGCGCACGGTCAAGCTAACACTCACGGGCAGCGGCAGCGCGGGCAAGCCCCAGATGCAGAGAGCGCTTCAGAAATCCCTGGGGCTGGCCGACATCCTGCGCCCCGATGACGTGGCCGACGCTGCGGCCATCGCGGTCTGCCATTGGCGGAGCTCCCGGATGCGCCGTCTCAAGGTCCTGGACAGCTTCGGAGGCGGGCGGTGA
- a CDS encoding SpoIID/LytB domain-containing protein produces the protein MTVALLTVALAAASSQAAPRLIQIRVMQKSAEAVVKCAGEISARDSSGQRHIFAAGEEVVLTPASEGIKAGSLYMRAEVRISPRDSSQLLLLGGKSYPGSLIFRRNPDASLTVIDELGIEEYLLGVLPHEMDADWPLEALKAQAVVARTFAYTQLGRFRKSGFDLTSDTRSQVFGGLGEASPVVRLAVRQTKAEVLGYKGRILPAFYHACCGGHTANAGAVWGQNGDVAPPLRGVKDRYCVVSPLARWKAFFSYDDIVAALQRNHLFSGVLRRFEIARRDMISGHVRSFLVKIGRDEMSVKADDLRQGLGASEFRSARVSRIRKVEDGIEFIGSGSGHGVGLCQWGAKIQAEKGRSYEQILQFYFPSSVLAEIDE, from the coding sequence TTGACCGTCGCCCTTCTGACGGTGGCGCTGGCGGCGGCCTCGTCCCAGGCCGCGCCGCGACTCATCCAAATCCGCGTTATGCAGAAATCCGCGGAAGCGGTGGTGAAATGCGCGGGAGAGATCTCGGCGCGAGATTCCTCGGGGCAAAGGCATATTTTCGCGGCGGGAGAGGAGGTCGTTTTGACTCCCGCCTCCGAAGGAATCAAGGCAGGCTCTCTTTATATGCGGGCCGAAGTCAGGATTTCCCCACGGGATTCCTCCCAACTTCTTCTTTTGGGAGGGAAATCATATCCCGGCAGCCTCATTTTCAGGCGAAACCCTGACGCTTCCCTCACCGTCATCGACGAGCTGGGCATCGAGGAATATCTGCTGGGAGTGCTTCCCCATGAGATGGACGCCGACTGGCCTCTGGAAGCCCTGAAGGCCCAGGCCGTTGTGGCCCGGACCTTCGCCTACACCCAGCTCGGGCGCTTCCGCAAATCTGGCTTCGACCTCACCTCGGACACTCGCTCGCAGGTTTTCGGCGGCCTCGGAGAGGCCTCGCCGGTGGTGCGCCTGGCGGTGCGTCAGACCAAGGCGGAGGTGCTGGGCTACAAGGGGCGCATCCTGCCCGCTTTCTACCACGCCTGCTGCGGAGGGCACACGGCCAATGCCGGGGCGGTCTGGGGCCAGAACGGCGACGTTGCGCCCCCCTTGCGGGGCGTCAAGGACAGGTACTGCGTGGTTTCGCCCTTGGCTCGCTGGAAGGCTTTCTTCTCATATGATGACATCGTGGCCGCGCTGCAGCGCAACCATCTCTTCTCGGGAGTCCTCCGGCGCTTCGAGATCGCGCGCCGCGACATGATCTCCGGACACGTGCGCAGCTTCCTGGTCAAGATCGGGCGTGACGAGATGAGCGTCAAGGCCGATGACCTTCGCCAGGGTCTGGGGGCGTCGGAATTCCGCAGCGCGCGCGTCAGCCGCATACGCAAGGTCGAGGACGGCATAGAGTTCATCGGTAGCGGCTCTGGCCACGGCGTCGGGCTCTGCCAGTGGGGCGCCAAGATACAGGCGGAGAAAGGGCGCTCCTACGAGCAAATCCTCCAGTTTTACTTTCCCTCCTCCGTCCTTGCCGAGATCGACGAGTAA
- a CDS encoding Holliday junction branch migration protein RuvA: MIASLRGVLLSRGSESLVLEVGGVGYEILATPADLARLPECGCPVFLHVVSSFGMYGGGETMYGFFTPQEKALFLTFKDCVPSTGAKKALEYLEKASKSLPDFRRAIMEKDSRLLCGVFGFTKKTAERLIDALKDKLEAVPISGSEKFFRDPGAGLSSGALSQALGALSALGYKSSESRAVLQAVAEESSGQGLCVEEILRMALKKL; the protein is encoded by the coding sequence GTGATCGCCAGCCTGCGCGGGGTCTTGCTCTCCAGGGGCTCAGAGTCGCTCGTCCTCGAGGTCGGGGGCGTGGGCTATGAAATCCTGGCCACGCCCGCAGATCTGGCCCGGCTCCCGGAGTGCGGGTGCCCGGTGTTCCTTCACGTCGTGTCTTCCTTCGGCATGTACGGCGGCGGCGAGACCATGTACGGATTCTTCACGCCCCAGGAGAAAGCTCTCTTCCTGACGTTCAAGGACTGCGTTCCCTCTACCGGGGCTAAGAAGGCTCTCGAATACCTCGAGAAGGCCTCGAAGTCCCTGCCGGATTTCCGCCGCGCCATCATGGAGAAGGACTCCCGACTGCTCTGCGGCGTGTTCGGGTTCACCAAAAAAACCGCCGAACGTCTGATCGACGCGCTCAAGGACAAGCTGGAGGCGGTGCCCATCTCCGGCTCCGAGAAATTCTTCCGGGACCCCGGGGCGGGGCTCTCGTCCGGGGCCCTGTCCCAGGCCTTGGGCGCTCTCTCGGCCCTGGGCTATAAGTCCTCCGAGTCCCGCGCGGTCCTTCAGGCCGTCGCGGAGGAGAGCTCGGGGCAAGGCCTTTGCGTCGAGGAAATCCTGCGCATGGCCCTCAAGAAATTATGA